The Methanopyrus kandleri AV19 DNA segment TTTCGGTGAGGACCCTCGATACGTACTCGAAGGCGGCCTTCGTGAGCGGGCTGCCCTTCAGCTCCATCACCGAGTAACCGCCGACGGACCGTACGCTACGCAGCTCGCCCCAGAACGACATCATGTCGCTGATGAGCATGAAGTGGCGCGGGTCTACGGAGATCCCCTGGCTCTCGTACACCTCCTCGAGCTGCTCGATGATCGCGTTCCGCCCGGCCTCCACCCCGAGGAGCACGTCCACTATCTTCGGGTCGTTCGTGTTCACCCGCGTAGCGTCGACCTCGTCCAACTGCATCAGCTGCAGCATCAGGTAGGCGCGCTTCGCCACCTTGCTGTTCCTGGCGCGCTGGGAGATCCACCTAGGAGGCCGTCCCGGGGCTCCCTCAGGACTACCTCTGACAAGGATGTAGTATTCCTCCTCGTCCTCATCGTACTGGACGGAGGCGTGGAGTACCCCCTCGATCCCCTTCACTACGGCCTCGCGGAGGTCGTTCGCGATCTCGGCCAGCTCCGATGCCGACTCCACGTCCGCGAGCGTCACCTTGAGGACATCTCCCTCGAGGTGACACGCCCCGCCGGTGTGCTCCCGGACGAAGGCCACGAGCTGGTCTTCGTCGATCCCGTGTTCCTCTATCCGCTCCTCATCCAGGCCGATCTCGATGGCGCACTCGTCCGGGTTCACCTCGATGTACTCCGTGAGTTCCTCGAACCGCGTCTCCTCGATCTTTCGCGCCACTC contains these protein-coding regions:
- a CDS encoding DNA-directed RNA polymerase subunit A'', which gives rise to MNVEELLEEVCKEEDVELPDSVHREIVEKVSEDEELKDADEETVRKVLRALVRNYKCRQIERGDAVGVLAAQSMCEPATQMTMRTFHLAGVAEIDITTGMPALERVLSLPYHGPPTWVIELRLKEPYRSDREKAEGVARKIEETRFEELTEYIEVNPDECAIEIGLDEERIEEHGIDEDQLVAFVREHTGGACHLEGDVLKVTLADVESASELAEIANDLREAVVKGIEGVLHASVQYDEDEEEYYILVRGSPEGAPGRPPRWISQRARNSKVAKRAYLMLQLMQLDEVDATRVNTNDPKIVDVLLGVEAGRNAIIEQLEEVYESQGISVDPRHFMLISDMMSFWGELRSVRSVGGYSVMELKGSPLTKAAFEYVSRVLTETATSGDVEELRGVLENIIVGKPVPVGTGTVELTVDYSKFKEGEEEGES